From one bacterium genomic stretch:
- a CDS encoding FAD-dependent monooxygenase, which produces MTNLWLAGEDQRVAVHVPVVVVGGGPIGLTASIMLSRFGIGSLLVNRRETTSTHPRARFIDVRSIEIFRQIGLADDIISGGLPPEWVQSVRYSTTFSDPEVWRLPTESYHSVPQPYSPTIPVMTSQDLVEAILHDAARSYSTADVRFATELVGLEQDADGCRVRIRDLRSGEETALTADYVIGADGRASTVRALIGGRLLEGDVNPLQIQDVFYHADMSPWVKDRIGALLFVYHSKGYGLFQPLDGKTRWRAQCTTFNPPVDPSEITEELCVEWIRSAIGDTEGELELELESIAPWNPEAQLCDTFGANRVFLAGDAAHMLFPTGGYGMNLGYHGMHNLAWKLAYVLGGAASADILHSYETERRPQAERTRQASVGNARLAGELYRTHMRGGDVAEAAFKLRQYGNFQGMILGTEYRSELCRADPDPPPAVANELVDFAPVVRSGRRAPHVWLDDTRTRSVLDLFGETYVLLADGGLSAAVEQARGLEARGFPVAVFELPQHTLDSDLYRSGEDVLVRPDGVVAARITAGAEPDLPRLTAAV; this is translated from the coding sequence TTGACGAACCTTTGGCTGGCGGGTGAGGATCAGCGGGTGGCGGTGCATGTGCCGGTTGTGGTGGTGGGCGGCGGGCCGATCGGGCTGACCGCCTCGATCATGCTGTCGCGGTTCGGGATCGGATCGCTGTTGGTGAACCGGCGGGAGACAACCAGCACCCACCCCCGGGCCCGGTTCATCGACGTCCGCTCCATAGAGATTTTCCGCCAGATCGGCTTGGCCGACGACATCATCAGCGGGGGCCTGCCCCCGGAGTGGGTGCAAAGCGTGCGGTACTCGACCACTTTCTCCGACCCCGAGGTGTGGCGGCTTCCCACTGAGAGCTACCACTCGGTGCCCCAGCCCTACAGCCCCACCATCCCGGTGATGACCTCCCAGGATCTCGTCGAGGCCATCCTCCACGACGCCGCCCGGTCGTATTCGACCGCCGATGTCAGGTTCGCCACCGAGCTCGTCGGGCTGGAACAAGACGCTGACGGGTGCCGGGTTCGCATCCGCGACCTCCGGTCTGGGGAGGAGACCGCGCTCACCGCCGATTACGTGATCGGCGCCGACGGGCGCGCCAGCACGGTTCGGGCTCTGATCGGGGGGCGGCTGCTGGAGGGCGACGTCAATCCCTTGCAGATCCAAGACGTGTTCTACCACGCCGACATGTCACCCTGGGTCAAGGACCGCATCGGCGCGCTGTTGTTCGTCTACCACTCCAAGGGCTACGGGCTGTTCCAGCCCCTCGACGGCAAGACCCGCTGGCGGGCCCAATGCACCACCTTCAATCCCCCCGTTGATCCGAGCGAGATCACCGAGGAGCTGTGCGTGGAGTGGATCCGCAGCGCCATCGGCGACACCGAGGGCGAGCTCGAGCTCGAGCTCGAGAGCATCGCCCCGTGGAACCCCGAGGCCCAGTTGTGCGACACGTTCGGCGCCAACCGGGTGTTCCTGGCCGGCGATGCCGCCCACATGCTGTTCCCCACCGGCGGATACGGCATGAACCTCGGGTACCACGGGATGCACAACCTGGCGTGGAAGCTCGCCTACGTCTTGGGGGGCGCCGCCTCCGCCGACATCCTCCACAGCTACGAGACCGAGCGGCGCCCCCAAGCCGAGCGCACCCGCCAAGCCTCGGTGGGCAACGCCCGGCTGGCCGGCGAGCTGTACCGCACCCACATGCGGGGCGGCGATGTCGCCGAGGCCGCCTTCAAGCTGAGGCAATACGGGAACTTCCAAGGCATGATCCTGGGCACCGAGTACCGCTCTGAGCTGTGCCGGGCCGACCCCGACCCGCCGCCGGCAGTTGCCAACGAGCTGGTCGACTTCGCGCCGGTGGTGCGATCGGGTCGTCGGGCCCCCCATGTGTGGCTGGACGACACCCGAACCCGCTCGGTGCTCGACCTGTTTGGCGAAACCTATGTGCTGTTGGCCGATGGAGGGCTCAGCGCCGCCGTCGAGCAGGCCCGCGGGCTGGAGGCCCGCGGATTCCCCGTCGCGGTCTTCGAGTTGCCCCAGCACACTCTGGACAGCGACCTCTACCGATCCGGCGAGGACGTGCTGGTGCGCCCCGACGGGGTGGTGGCCGCCCGCATCACCGCCGGCGCCGAGCCTGATCTCCCCCGGCTCACCGCCGCGGTGTGA